The Oncorhynchus nerka isolate Pitt River linkage group LG15, Oner_Uvic_2.0, whole genome shotgun sequence genome contains the following window.
GATGCAGCGTAGTGGCTATTCTGATAAATGAACAGGAggatgagcagagagagggggaggggagctgTCTtaaagaggtcaggggtcagagtctggGAGATGGGGCGGTTCACATTCGTTTCTCCTGCTTCGCTTTGCTTCGTTGGACAGTGGGGTCAAAGGTcagaggatgaggggagaggggaggggaagggccGAAATCTTGAACCTCTCAGCTGTCTGCCTGTGCACATGTTGGAGGTAATCCGCCCCCCTTCTCGTCCCCCTCCTCGTCCAGCCAGAGAGTGCCCTTTGACCTTTTCGCAAGGGAAAAACACCATCTCACCCCAAACAGATTTGGCCAAGAATCAAGGCTCTTCACATAAGCAGCTCACGACCTGACATTCCTTTGACAGCGGTGTTGTTACAATATGATTCACGCTGCCAGGTTTACAAGGGCAATGCAGGCAACATGCCAAAAGCACAGCGGGTGTTTTTCAGAATGGAAAGCAGTGGGCAAGCCAAGTTAACCAAACTGACTATTCACCAAAGCTTTAATTTAAAGAGTGGCTAAGAATAAAACATTTGCAAAGGAAATGTGAAAAAAAGGTGCAAATGAATGTATTCATAAGAGAAAGGTTACATGTGTCTTGTGGCATGGCGAAAGCACGCTGATGCATAAATGCACAGTGTCTGTGTGTTCATTAAACCACTCATGAAGAAAATTTAGCATACATTTGCACCACTGAGGGAGCAATGCCAACAACAAATGAATGCACAGCTGAGAGTGAACAGCATCTTAAAGGTACACAAAAGGACACATGAATGACATTAAATGGTTCAGGAGTCCAAAGAAATGAGGATACAGGTTAGAGGGTCATATATTTtttaacagacacatttcaacgaATAATCATACATAATCACACATAATTTCCAGTGGATATTGACTTTTATTTACAAATTTGGTTTCATGATGGTTGGTGGGTATCAAAATGCTCACTGCATGTGACCAATAGCCATGTGTGATATGATAAGACATTTTTTTTTCATTAAAAAACATATTATATAAAGCAGCAAAAGACCAAAGATTACTCTACTTTTTAACCCAGGGGGGGTTAGACCCTCTTTAGTCTGAAATGAGAGCAGAGGATCTCTCGCTGTGCAGTTCTCTAGCAGACCTCTAATCCCTGAAAAATGATCTGTGGGTAGAATGGTGAGGGGGGGGCCAACACACACCCCTGATGCACCCCAAGCCCCCCAGGACCCCTTCTTTCCCAACCCTTATCTGGCAGACAGCTCCACCAGGCCTGCCCCAtgtgagaggggggtgggggggtagagagagagggggtccaATCCTTCAGCCTCCACTACAGCAATAATCGCCAGACGTGTCTGCTCAGGGATTTCGGCAGGGCCTGAAGTAGGTCGCCCACTGATTGGGTTGTTGTCATTTTGTGTGCGGCCGTGCCAGGGCTAACGTCAGTAGTATTTGTCAAAGTGAATATGTCTGACATCCAGACACTGCGCTGGCCCGGAGTCTAATGCAATGTGCTTGTGGAAGCAGACGcaataatagagacagagagagggattttataatagagacagagagagagagagatttagaacATACCATGTTCCATTTTGCCGCTTTATAATAAGTATACTTAACacagcaaaaatatatatatatatatgacacgaGAGGGGTTTGGATTAAAGCCCAAAAATATTGGAACATCCAAGAAAGTGCAAGGTTGCAGTTCAGTTGTCAGACTACTAACCAGCATTAATTATACCACaagactgtatatatatatatatatcatatttgGAATGGATGTCTACTAAATACTGTTTGGGGATTTCTCAATTGGTGTATTGATGCACTAGCTCTGTCTGTCAGAATGACCAGACACACTCCGCACAGAACCTAATGGTTCTGCCCACTCACATAATGATAGTTCATTTTAATGGACCCTTTTCCAGGCTAGCAATAATGACATAGCTAATGTCAGACTAGGACATCATGCTCATTTTTTCGTTCCACTTCAAACTTGACATTCAAATCCATAGATTCTGCATCACAGCTTCTCTCGTATCCCCTATAGGCTACGCATGAACTGAAATGCTTTATCTGAAAGCCCATCAAATGTATGGGTTCTCAGAAATGCTGAGAAGGAAAATATCACCTGCATCAGTATCTGTGGAAAAGGTCTGGTCTGTCTTTATAAATCAATTCATTACTTACTTTATCTATTTCTGCATCACATATCAATTTATCAACTTACCTATTTATGATACAATTAATTTAGTTATTGTATTTTGCAGACATGTTGCAGTCACTATACATTTTGACAGGGAAACATACTGCAAATATACAGCTTGTCTTCAAACAGTGAACTTTGACCTTTTAACGCTGAGAGTGTGTAGGCACGATTCAACATGCACACTTCTTTAACCCACACAGTTTACTGGTCAACAGATTCATAACACAGAGCACTTTTCAGTTATGTAACTGTGATTTAAACATGCAGACAGACACCGTCTTGCAGGATACACTCCAAGCTTCTTTAAAACTGCACTTAACATTTTAAACATTTAACGCCCCCTCGTTTAACATTTCAACTCCCTCTCTCAGTTTCCCTGTTCTGTCACTGTGCCTGTGCCTCACTGTATGGAGACTTTctgctcttacacacacacacagacacacacacacacacgcacacacacgcacacacacgcacacacacgcacacacacgcacatacagacagacacacacactgagccgcTGCACGGAGtggtgggtggagggggaggagtttGTGCCAGAGGAGGTTGAACTGTCTACTGGGAGGTTTATAGAGTAGCAGACAGGGGGGCAGTCCCTACAAAGAGGGAATAGGTTAGAGAGAACAGTAGACAAGGAacgagagtagagagagagacagagagagacaaacagacagacagagacagagacaaagactcAAAGAGAGTCTGCATGCAGCCAGCCTGGGACAGCTTGGTACTGTAGAAACAGCCAGACGTTCAACTCTAGCACTAATTTCCTCTCTGCTCCACAGCAAGCCCACCTGGTTCAGCTCAACACTGCATCATCAGAGCCAGCCCATTCTCTACATATGGAGAGGGAGCCGGCTTATTTTCAGACACTCAGCATCTAGGTCCTGAGGCAAGGGTACTGAAGCAGAGTCCTACATAATTTCTGGTGAGTGTTTTAGTGTTTGTCCTAGTGGTCACATTTCCAGccagtgatggtagtggtgttaTTCATTAACTTGTGAGTAATGTTGTGAGTAATGTTGGAGATGATTTGTGTGCTCTGGGATTTGTATAGGATGTGTTAGTTTGCACCTCTAAAAGCAGATGGGTTATGGGCATCTTTTTTAAATCgaaggctgcgtttagacaggcagcccacttttgaccaatcagatcagctctgaaaattATCTgaagtgattggtcaaaagaccaattagtgaaaaaagatCCGaactgggctgcctgtctaaacgcagccttcGTGGTACTGACCATACTGTATGTAACAATTGAAAATGAAAGGAAAAACACAAGTGTAGATTTATGTGACATTTACAGTCATGCTGTCAGCTGAGCGATACCCTTGATGGTGATACTTATGGCTTGTCTTTTTCCTTTGGTGGTACAGGAAGAGGAAACGTTGCAGTAACAACTTAGAGTGTCTATGTGATTATGGATGACTCCAGCCGTCAGTCTGAGTAGAGCATCATCCTCCATCATGGTACAGCAAAGGGGACACAAATACTTAGCAGTTATGGACAGTGATTTGAGCCAAGAGGTTTTCGTAGGACTGGGagcagatgaaggggaggaggttTTTGGACCGTCACCCTCCAACAAAGACCCCAACTGGTGCAAGACTCCCACGGGTCACATCAAGCGGCCCATGAATGCATTCATGGTCTGGTCGCAAATCGAGAGACGGAAGATCATGGAGCAGTGGCCAGATATGCATAATGCAGAGATCTCCAAACGCCTTGGCAAGCGCTGGAAACTCCTCCCCGACTACGAGAAGATCCCCTTCATCAAAGAAGCAGAGAGACTTCGGCTAAAGCACATGGCCGACTACCCCGACTACAAGTACCGGCCCCGGAAGAAGAGCAAGAGCTCCATGCCCGTGCGGGTCGGGGAAAAGGTCCCCCTGAAGACAGGCAAGTCCCACACGGGTGGTCGTGCATCCGCTTCCGCATCCTCCACAGCCACCAGCAAAGGGCTCAAGGTCCGAACgccttcctccaaacacagagcCAGCTTCCACGGCAATAAGTTCAAAGGTTACGACGAGGGCATCAGCGATGACGACACAGTGGATGTAGAGATGGCCAGTCAGGGAGCAAGCCAGCCAGGAGGGCAGAGGCCAGCCTTGGACGTCTTCCACCACCAGCAGGCTGCCATGACCCCTGGGCAGCAGCAACCTCATCTCACAGCCCAGCTCAGAGTCAAATtgcccaccaccacctcccaccCGCCCACCTCCAACCTCCCTGTGGGCCTCTCCTCTGGGTCTCCTGTACCCCAGAGCCTCCCGGAGTCGTCCCCCAGGGTGTCCTCTTCATCGGAGTCCCGTACGCCCCTCTCCTCCACCGGCcgctcctccacccccacctccaccagcTCCTCCTCATTCGTGTCGTCGGCCTCCTCCGACGAGGAGCTGGATGAGGAAATCTTGCATATCATCTCCAACGCCAACTTCGACAGCATGCCTATGGATTGCGCCACTCTGGACAAAGACTTTGATGCTGCGTTTCACACCAACTCAGGATCCCACTTCGATTTCCCTGACTACTGCACCCCAGAAGTGAATGAGATGATATCCGGGGACTTGCTGGTGCCCAGTATCTCTGACCTGGTGTTCAAGATCTACTGACCTTCATTCATAAAAGCCTGTGGTTTTTTgcttatattatttatttttccccACCCCGAGCTTGGACACTTCCTTTTTGTGTTCTCTCAATCAAGTCCGTAAGTGCTATTGCTTTTCTTTTCCCAGTATGCCACATCCTGATGGTCTGGTGTACAAACAGTGAAATGTTTCTCACTCCAAGCCTTTTATCAAAGTTAAAATATCCAGGCACCGAACAGGAGACCAGGTACAAACAGCAGAGCAGACTCTGAACCGATATGTTCCTAGTAGAGGGATAAGAGTGCTTTCAACAGTAAACCTATTCAGTATTTATCGTTTCAGTATTAACAGGAGCATGGAGCATTGCCATGTCTTTCACGTGCATTTGTTGTATATGAAGCACCATTACAGATATGTTCTGACATAATCAACCAGAATGAAGGCAACAACTGCAGATTCACATTTTCAAATTGACAAAGTAGCCTCATTCCTGATTTATTCATGTTATCAACAAATGATCTCTAAATATCAAAGGGTAAAAAGGAGATCACGTGAGGCATAGATAGTCCTTATGTTGCAGCTAATAGGAATCTGCAGCACTTGTCATCAGGCTTTTACAGTAGCATCAGTTAAAGTAGAGGCTCTTGCCAAGAGAGAAATCTGCTGCAGACAAGTGCCAAGGAGCCGGCCATAATTTATTTAATAATCTGTAATTAGATAACAGCACTTTCATCGCCTCGCTAATACTGCAGACTCCAAGACATGGAGTATTACGTAAACACAAGccttgtgtgtgtgcctgattCATTCCAGACAGTTGAGGCTGACCGTAGCGGTGGtttggtggttagagtgtggggctGAGTAGTGGAGGGGgaacaggaagggagagaggggaagtgaaAGAGGGGCCAGGGGGTCGGTGATGGGGGGTGAGGAGAAGCTTTTCTTTCAGGGAGCTGTACATCTGTCCGTGCAGGCAGCAGCCTTTGTGCCGGGGTCGGAGTGAGTGTgtaagtgtgagtgagtgtgtgtgtgtgtgtttgagctcTATTGAGCAAGCGTCTGCCAGCCGGGGTAGTGGAGAGGGGGGTAGTGTATTCAGAGGTAGATGAGGACACGGCCATCCACACACCCACCAGCTCAGTAAAATGCATGTCATGTCTGCAGTCTGGCTGCAGCTGCCTGATCAGGGCCGATTCAGCGGTGAATGGAGGAGAATCTGTCTGCCAGCTGTCCCTCCATTGACTCTCTCAGGGATCGTTTTGTCTAGAGGTCCTTCTGCCCCTGCCTCATTCATCTGCCCTGATCTGGGGATGAGATGcacgccacctctcctctcctcttctatctctctttcaAACAACCGTCGGGGGAacgaggtgacagagagagagagagagagtgagacggacccccctttctctctccatcccaacaTGTGACCTTTCTTCTTTTTATCCCTCTATCCTCATTAATTACATTGCCTGGCTTTGGCACTGTGGTGAAAAGGACCAGTGTTATTTGCTTACTCTCCACCAGCAGCTGCCGAAGAGCCAGCCAGAAAGCAGCACCAAAACCCTTCCTGCAGTTCTTATCTTATATAAACTGATGCTAATCCCTCGTCAGACCGACCTTGTCAGAGCCAGTCAGCATCCTTTAACAGAGGCTGCCCCACGCGTTGCAGTGTGTCTCTGGAGCAGGCCatggagaggcaggagacaggggaTATGTGATGGGACCATGGGGGATACACTGGGAGTTTGTTTTCAGACCAAGATGCACTGTTTAGGGTTGTGTCTTAATGACTGTGTGGTATAGGGATCATGACGAGAACAGGATTGGGTTTTGTGTTGTGTTCCTCTTCAGTCCCTCCCCCCAGGAAACGCCTGAAGGAACCAATGCTTGTTTATGAGCGACAGTGTTTTCAGTTCCTTGTGATGAGAGAACTGCACCATAACCTTTACAGTACAATGTCTTCATTAGCAAAAAAACGAACAAAAATAAAATCAGGTAACTTGTTTCTGAACTGGAAGGTGGCTTCCTTCGTAGATATCAATGGTAGGAGAAGATAGATGaaggttaaaaaaaagaaaaaaaggaaaaaaaagagAGATGGTTCTACTACGAACAGAGGCCTTTAAGAATCCATACAACAACAATGATTACTTTTTTCTGTTACATATCAGTAGGAGTTCCTTTAAAAATATTGGAAGGATACCATTTGAACAGTAAATAATCCAGAAACAACAACATCCAACCTCCATCTAAAAGTGAACTGCAATCGAGGTATTAGACATACTGCATGTGTCCTAGTATTAAAAAAGTGATCGCCAGTATTCTGTACTGTTAATACACACTGATATTGGTTTACATAGACAAAGTACGGCAAACTATTCCTGAACAAATCAGTATTCAGGGATGAAACAGGTGAAATTACAAATACAGATTCAGCAAAAATGTCTTGGTTCACCAGTTGAAAGGGTATTTCACCTCTTGATTATGTACAtgatacagtacaatatatcccATGTTCTGTCTGGTTATAATAGTATTACTCAACAAACCTACAGTACCGTACAGTGTAATGGAACCAATACTGAATTCAACACCAGCAGCCTAAAACTGGACTCAGGACTAAGGTAACAGCTCACTGTGGAACTGATCCTATGAGTTTTAgtcattctattgtgctgtataTTAGATCATGCCTCTGAAAAAAATATGTACCAGCAAAATTATTTGATACTGCTGAGTTATACCTTTTCAAAGATGTAATGTTTGAAAGTACAGTATGTATCAATCATTCAGGTGCATTTAAGTGTaaataaaatatttatttaattacataaaaatgtttttaaaaaagcaAAAGGTTGGAAAGGGACACCCTTGACAGAAACCGAACCAGCATTTCCGATTATTTATTTAAATACTTGTGTTTTTTATTAGAATACTTCTAGGCTCATTTATTTTACTTTTTCATATTTTAGAAAGAGAGCTAGAAACCGGCCTAGACAACTCACAGATGGGCTCTGGCAAATTAGTGTCAGAGTGATAAATGCAAAAAGCTGTGGAGAAATTAAGCTGGGTAAAAACACCCATCTGGTGTGCACCTCCTACTCTGGGCCGGCCTTTGATGAATAGCATTCCCTGAGACAGAAATACAAGGACAATGCAAATTTCATCGAGCCGTCGGCCTCCCTCTCCtaccaccccccccaccccccccaccccttccCCCTCACATCACAAGTGGGGCATAGCAGCCCCCACCATACTGAgcatgactgtctgactgtctgtctccagCTAAAGCGTCTTGCATATGGCTGCCACCACGGTGACCAGGGGCCCCCAGCAGGACCAGTCCAGGGCTATAGGGGTCCACAGGGGCCACTCTCAACCTCAGGGTCCTAGTAGGACTTAACTTATCATTCCTTTAAACCACACCgacctgacaacacaacagcagCACTGGGAGACCCGGCTTGCTGCACACAGAAGTAGCCAAAATATGACCATGATGCCTCACATACAAGTACATATTGTTTACAAGGTTTTACAGTATTATAGTCTGAGCTGAATACAGAATGTTTCCTCCGCTTTCATCCTCGCAGCAAGggttattttgatttgtttacaatGTCAAATATGATTTGTAGTCTATTCACCAGCACGTTTTGGTCTTAGTCGTGGCAAATTGTAACAAAACCTATTTCTGCGACATGAAACAAACTGAATCTTGTTTAGCTGAAAATATGCTTGTGTTGAACTTTGATTCCTCAACGTTATTGTAAAACAGGGGAAATGGGGAtgtttaaatatattttcatGTGTTACAAATGCATTGCATCCAGCAGTACACTCCAGAGTGTACTAGTCTGAACAAACTGTCTAATCAAATCTATAAGACTCACCCCTATTCATccgtatatagatatatattggCATACATGTTAAGATCTGTGTTGATAAATGTAATTGGTCGATAAGTAGAACCAAAATTCTTGACATTGCATTGATAATAGGTATGCATGTACAAATAGTAAATGTCTCTAACAATGGGCGTAATTGCACTTCGTATAGCCTCCCATGCAACACTTATATTGAAAACCAGGGGAAAATGGTGGAAAAAGTCATTTAGAAAAATGCATCACTATGCTAACAAAACTTAATGCTAATATTGTCATATTGGAACCCCCCCTCTGCTGTGTAGACTGTCATTCCTGCACTATTCATTATGGATTGGTGCATAACAAACATGATGTGTTTCTATCAATCAGTCATTTGCTGTAATGCAATTCCATAAAGCTCATTTAATCTGTGTGCAAAATGGTTCAACAGCTAACCATCTTGTTCATCTTAGTATCGCGTTTGACCAATAATTAGCATTGCTTTATCATGTATATGTATGCTTTTTGTAGTGTGGTACATTCAGCTGTTCTGACAGCGAGTATGTGGATAGAAATCAAAGCACTTTGTTGTAAATATGTACGTAGATCTGAGAGACGCCATTTTTCATTTTGGATAGAGTTATCAGTGTAATGACACTCCATCACTGAATAAACTGTTACAGTCAACATCGGATGTCTTCTGTGTCTGTCTtaaactctctgtctctgtatcaaaCGACGGTGGAGTGTGGAATATTCGAAACTGGCTTGTCGTTTCACTCTGTGTCTGTCAGGATGCAGATGTTCTTGTGGTCAACTTAAGAAACTTGAACACGCGCACTCATGATGTCATCCGCGGTACGTGTACACGAGATATATGTGAGGTGCACACTGAAACCCCCGTCACACACTGACTGAAAACCCACCACAACACATTCTCAGAAGCATTTTTTAACACTTAAACTGTGGCATTACTGTTTTTTTCAGCACCGTGAAGAAAATACAAGAAAACAATTATTGAGCTCGGGATTAATCCCAAATCCAACTGAGTGACAAAAATGTTTCTAAAGGGGAATTATTTGGTTGACTAAATAATGTGTGCCCTTCTGGATTCCCATTCAGAATTCTAGCCTGGGTCAGCCGGGCTCCTATAGCCAAAGGCCATGTTTGACTGCTTATGCTGATGGGGGTGACATTTATCCCTTTTCTGTCACTTCAGAGACTTACACACGAAGCGGTGTGGTGAATCAAGCAGACGTGCAGTGTGCTCTGCACAGTCATGTCAGCTCCAAACTCAAATGTGGGTTAAACAAAACAGCAAATGGTATTAACTGCTGCTGAAATAGGGGCCGCACTAGGAATTCAGACCATTTCAGGGGTGACTGACACTTTGTGCAttgtgagagtgagagacagtgtATTGTCGGAGCGAGCGGGCAGCGTGCAGACAGAGTAGATGTGGTTGGTTGGGTGAAGGTTTGATGTGTGTCATGCTTTTGATTCCCTGATTCTAATAATCTGATTTGGTGAGAAACACCTGAGAGGATTACTCAAAGGATAATAGGTAGTAGCAGCTCTCACATTAGATTGGATGCTTGTCACTCACTACCACCCCCTCCCtactctttcctccctctccacaGCATACACTAGTTTACCCTGGAGTCACACCATAATGTCTGACAAATAGCACTTTCCTCATGCCCTGAATACACAAATGCACAAAGCTAACTATATGAAAATGAACTCCCAGTGCAAGGTGCTACATTGGTTCTACTGATGTTGTGAAGGTTGCGTGTGACCTCTCTCATCAGGGCCCTGGCATCCATTTTGTTTTAATACCTGGACCCTTTGACCCTAACAGCCCTATTTAGAGCAGCCCACAGTGATAAATGCCCCCAAAAGTGTGTCTGCCTGGTGAAAACAGCCTCATCTGTGGAACAGTTTATTGAGTTACGGGGAGCTTAGGTAAGCACATAGCTGTTTTACTGGCTGATTCATTGGAAGCTTATATTTCACTGGGACCAAATACCAATGGCTCCGACGGAATTTGTCAATAAAGGAGCATTTCTGCACCACTTTTCTTCCTGGTCAGAGAAAGTTAAAAGTACTGCTCTGTCCCTCCTGATTTATAAATCTTCCCCAGGGATACAGAGTCCTGATAGGAAAAGAATGATGTCCTTGTAA
Protein-coding sequences here:
- the LOC115143022 gene encoding transcription factor SOX-4-like gives rise to the protein MTPAVSLSRASSSIMVQQRGHKYLAVMDSDLSQEVFVGLGADEGEEVFGPSPSNKDPNWCKTPTGHIKRPMNAFMVWSQIERRKIMEQWPDMHNAEISKRLGKRWKLLPDYEKIPFIKEAERLRLKHMADYPDYKYRPRKKSKSSMPVRVGEKVPLKTGKSHTGGRASASASSTATSKGLKVRTPSSKHRASFHGNKFKGYDEGISDDDTVDVEMASQGASQPGGQRPALDVFHHQQAAMTPGQQQPHLTAQLRVKLPTTTSHPPTSNLPVGLSSGSPVPQSLPESSPRVSSSSESRTPLSSTGRSSTPTSTSSSSFVSSASSDEELDEEILHIISNANFDSMPMDCATLDKDFDAAFHTNSGSHFDFPDYCTPEVNEMISGDLLVPSISDLVFKIY